The Theileria equi strain WA chromosome 2 map unlocalized gcontig_1105316255037, whole genome shotgun sequence genomic sequence CGTTTTTAAAGGGTATCTTCATAGTTTATGATCTGACTATTTTCCAGGTAAAAGTCCTCACAGCCTCTGCGGCTACGTTGTTGGAGCAACATATGTAGATGTTATTAAGGATATTAGAGAGAGATATCAAAATTGTTATTTTCTTGTCCCTGGCATTGGTACACAGGGAGGTGACTTACATTCTGTACTATCTCACGGTATAACAGACAAAATTATTACAGACATACATAGGTTTGAATTCAAAGGGAAGGGGTCTTATAGTTCCAATTTCTAGGGCTATTACAAACGCCAAGGTAAAAAGATTACTTAATAAAGCATTTTTTAGGACCCCGGGCAATCAGCAAAACATTGGAAAGAAGAGATAAGGACATGTATACAACATTTGAAAAAGTCAAATTAGAAAATTTAATTCATGCCATTAATCATCTGTATTTTCACATTCACTGTTGctttcttcatcatcataACCCTCGGATTCTTCATTATGCAAactttccttttcatcactgTTAAACTCTTCCGCTTGTATACGTATGTTCATATCTTGAACTTGGGAAACCAGTTTTGGAGTTTGATATTTCAACAAGTACTGAATACAATATGTTACCAGTGCCGGTATACTGGATATTAAATCTGCTTTAAAGTCCATTTGGAATTCATTTTTGATGCTCTCAGTTTCCTTACTCATGTGTTTTAGTGCAAGTGAATCATCCGCATCCTCAGCTTCAATAAGTAATTTCATAGCTTGGGAAGAATGCCCTGATTGCTGTGCTTGTATATGTTGTGTATCGTCCGGAGTTTCTGACTCATGCAGTACCTTTTTTCCGTATATATCTTCCTCACCTGAGACATTCTTCTCCTTTAATATAGTTAGCAGGACATCAACGCTGGAAAACCAATTTTCTCCAGTATTGAATTTCCCCTTATCCACAACAATGTCATCCAGCCTTCTCTTTTGGAGTTGTTTTCTCCATATGTTCTCCTCTACAGTATGTTCTGTGATAAgtctatagacattaaCCTCCCGTGTCTGACCTATACGATGACATCTGTCCATCGCTTGTCTGTCCATTGCAGGATTCCAGTCTGTGTCGTAAAATATAACCGTATCGGCACCAGTAAGGGTCAAACCAACACCACCAGCCCTAGTAGAGGATATAAAAAGAAATATCCTATTGTTTTCATTAAAACGTGTTACTATACGTTGTCTCATATCCACCTTCGTAGAACCATCAAGTCTAATGTACGTTAGGCCCAGATAATTTATCCAATTTTCCAGCACGTCTAACATCTTTGAAAACTGTGTATAGAGTAAACAACGGTGTCCTTCTGATTTAAGTTGTTTTAGTAGCTTCCCAAGAACCAAAAACTTTCCACAGTCATCATTCAATAGACGCTTTGGGGGAAATAGCAATTTTTGCAAACTGTGCGCATGTTCTATTGTGTATTTGGcattattaaaatattctaaCCTATTACCTCtgaaaaattttgatttaaCTTGCGATATAAGAAATTCTTGTCTTTGATTTCTACGAATACCACCTGAACCACTCAAGTAAACCTTTCGTGGTACACATCTAACTTTATTCCCAACCAAGCATGTGAAATTGTGCAGCATCCACCAATATTTATCTACTAAATTGTCTACAGTGGGTTCCGTCAAAAATTTCCATCTGTTGTTTTTGTGGATATCATTGTTTAcaatatttaaaaaattaTAATTCCCGAGCTCCAATAATTCCCGTTTTGTCTCACAAATAACAGACTTTTTAGGAGACAGTTTTCTACCATCATTTACCTTGAGATATTTCTGAGATGAAAAGGCACAGTAATCTGATGTAGACAATTCTTTTATCAGTATAGGATCCCAAGACAAATCCGAGGAACCAAAGCCAAACTTTAATGGACGTTTCCTACGTACAACAGGTATTTCATAGATACTTTTGTTGTAGTTATTTGTTGAATAGCTATATCCTCGGTAATACTTGAATTGGGATTCTTTTCCCTTCCATAAATGTGGAGAAAGCGGTAACACGGGATAACGCCTTTGTTTGTAATATTTTTCCACAGATTCCACTGTAAAAATATCTCTGTGATATAATTTTGCATTTAAAACATCAGGAATTTCAAGGAATGATGGGATTACAACATCTGGAACAAGTGATGGATCCAAATATGGAGATTCGACAGGTCTACTATCTAGTTGATCCGGATGGTTACAAATTTTTCTGAGATGAACCAGCACATTGAACATTTTCCTATGATCTCGATTAGCAAGTGTTTCAGTAGTAGTTCTGCTAGACATGAATTCGTCATATAGGACTTTTTGACGTCTAGTCAAATAACACTTTACTACATGTTCGTATTTAGAAGGCATCTGCTTTTCTACATCTTTTTTCAGTCTTCTCAACAAATACGGTCTAAATACAGCATGTAGTTTTGTAACCAGCTCATTTGGAGATCCATCTTTCCCTCCAGTTTCTGATGTTATTTGTTCACACTCTATGGCTTCTGTTAAGGGATCACTAAACCATTCCTTGAACTCAGAATGCGAAGAGAATATTTCAGGAAGTATGAAATGCATCAGAGACCAGAGTTCTTGTAATGAATTTTGCAAGGGTGTCCCTGTTAGCAAGAGTCTACCAACAGTATTAAATGTCAAAAGTGTTTGCCATCTTTTTGAGTTGaaattttttatattttgtgcTTCATCTAAGATCATATAGACCCaacttttccttttcataatGAACGCATCCTGGACTACAGTAGAATATGATGCTATACATACATTAAAACTATAAGGTTGATTCCATCCAACACGTTTTTTAGCGCGTTCAGCCGGTGTTCCATAATACgccaaaattttaaatccagggcaaaatttttgaaattcCATCACCCAATTTAATAATACTGATGTAGGAACTACTATTAAATGAGGACCCCAATTTCCACGTTCACAAGCAAGAAAAGCCAACAAACATATTGCTTGTAGTGTTTTTCCTAAACCCATTTCATCTGCGAGGATTCCATTTAATCCCTTGTCGTATAATTTTGCAAGCCACCGAAGACCCTCCAATTGATAAGGACGCAGATTTGCTCTGATCAATGACGGGATTTGCACTTCATTAGGACTCTTATTGCTTTCTAGATCATCCTCAGTCTCATCAGTTTCACAGTCAGACCCTTTATCAGATGGAAGAGATTCACCACTTTCTACAGATGTATGGTTACTATCATAATCATCATCAACACTGTTGTTATCCGATTGATTATGAAGACCATAGCGTTTTATTAGTTCTTCTATAGGCATATTAGTGTCATCTTCTAGCGCAGAAATTTCAGTTAATGGATTCactttatcttcttcatccgTACTCATTTCGTTGTCTAAATCTAAATCATCACGTTCTTGGTTGTCCCACATCTGAGTATCCATAAcatattcatcctcagcATCACTTATGGGTTCGGGTTCAGAAGATTGTTTAAAATTCATTGCATCAGATTCATACCTTTTAATTATCTCTTCTATAGGAATATTAGCATCGTCTTCAAGTGCCGAAAGTTCGTTTAATGGATTGgtattttcttcctcttcttgcTCCATGGCCATTTCTAGTTCTTGATCatatttttccattttcttcatttcttccgaaatattaaaatcatcatcaGAAAGGTTATCTCCAGGTTCTTGTTTGCTTTCTATTTGTGAAGGCTCTTCGGAAATTGTTTGGATATCACCAGCAACACTCGGTGCAGATTTCTGCctttttatatttgatattttctTTTGTATGATTTTTGCTTCGTCCTGTGAAGCTGACATCTTTATTGCATCTTCTATAAACTTGTCTAGACGAAGACGTTTCTTTTCAACTAATTGGGCTTGTAAATCACGCTTAAGACGCTCCCAGGCAAATATTTCAATTTTTTTCCAGAATATATCAATTATAGATGAAATATTCTTGCATGTTTGCATTTTAAgtttattttcttcttgtttTTCTTTCAATTTAATGCTAGCTAATTTAGCGAAGTGTTTTTGAGTAGCTAAAATTAGGGCTTTAAActttttcctcttttctTTGTGTTCATCATCAACGAGATCCTGAAAATCTTTCATTTCTCCAAGGATATCATCCCACAAAGTTGAGTCATAACCTTTAGAGGGTTCGTTGCATTTGGGCAAATTACCTTTTCCCATTTGTTCGTGTATTTGCGATAACTCCTTTTGATATCTTGCAATATCACTATTTATTTGCTCTgtttcatcttcaaactCTTTGTAATGGCCTCCAAGTTTTGTAAAGTATCCTTCCTCTAATGGTACATGGTCAGATGACATGGAACGTAACGATGAAAGGGTCTGAGATAGAATGTCCATATTTGATGAATACATAGCATCTATAAATTCTCTTCCCCGTTCCTTTATTCTTTGTTTCTCGTTCCAGTGTGAAGACGTAGCAATAGGCTCCTTCTTTGACTTAAATGATACCTCTCTTTTAACACTATTGCTATGCTTGCTGGAATTTTGTCTTTCCATGGTACTAGATTTTAATGAAGAAACATCGGATCCAATCGGTTGAGATTCATTCGTTAGTGGTGATACAGAATTGAAATTAGATATAATGGGAAATTCTGTCTTCATTTTTTCGTCATAGGGGTTTGTTTTGCAAAGGCTATCATCTGCAGccattttttccatcaatAACCTCTGATTTACATTTACTGTTCGTTttcctttatattcaccaatttatacattcatTGAAGGATCTCCCATATTAAGTTAGAAATATACAATTATTATAATAGACAAATTGTATCAACCAATTTTAATTCATAAGCCtctatattttacaatagATTTATCTACCAACTTGTTTTTGTAGACTGCTTGACCTTTTGCATCGGCTATGATTCTCATTACCTCCTTTTCAATGCTCTTTGGATCATTTTTATCTATGGTATTTGCCTTTTCTATAGACTTTACGGTTGAAGTATCCTTTGGTTTTTTTCTATATGCCTTCTTTGGGATTCCAACCACCCCCTCAGAATAAAGATAAGCGGGAACTTTGGCGCTACGATACTTCGGTGGAATGAAGGGAATTTTGGGATCCGATTCACATTTCAAACCCTTAATATACCTGAGAAGATTCCTCCTTAATCTACGAAATATTTCCAACTTTTTACATAAATctcttttattttttgaTACTTCTAATAATACAGTCTTATCCACAGAAAAGCTATTGTACATCATATTCCATTTAGCCTTGGCCTATATTATATATAAATAGAAGTTTTAACGCAATTAACCTTTCTTAATTGCTTATTCACCGTTCCTAACTTGTAGGTGAACCTTCTCACTTCAAAGTTTGCCCATTTAACTGTAtgttataataaagtcAGAAGGAACATACGTCTCTCCTTTGTAGAATTAGATGGATCATGAGCAATACCATTACCTATCTTGTGAAATTTGCTCTCAATATTCAAgacattttccaaagactctatacacatttatatcaCTGGCGTCATAATACCAACAAACCTTTGTTATCTATTGATAAATCTAATTCTAAAAATTGGTCATCACATTTAGCAGAGTCATGAATGATACGAGTGTAATTCGAGCAATATACAGGAAGAGAGTTTACAAATGAATAACTTATGGAGTTACTAAATGGATGATTTGCTCTATCATGTAAAATAACACAATAAATAGAATATTTTGACGCTGTCAAATGATAAAGAACAATAATATTCGGGAAAATAAGCAAATAGAGATTAAAGTATAAATTCATACCTTTATTGCGAATAATACTCGCTACAAGGCATGATTCCACATGAATATATAAATTATACTACGATAAACTAACGACAGAATTCTTACAAGCATGTAAACAGAGATTcagaaaagaagaaaggGGAATGGGGAAGGGTGTACATAGATACAAGTTATGATCTCACAATACTAGAGGTATTGCTGAAAAACCTTTGCTAAAAGACGTTCTTTATATGTAAGTCTTTGAGAAATGGTAGAATGCGACACGTGTTTGGTATACTTTAGCAGGTTATAGATTTCCTCTTTCATTCCATCGAGAACGGGTTTTGAGTTTGTCTCAACAACAACAGACATCTCAAAATCCTTGTAGTGGGAACGATATGAGAAGTTTGAACTTCCAATTATCATTGCACATGGACCCTTGAAGGATTTCTTGAACAGTTCTAAAGAGACTCCTTTAACATCTTGTGGCAGCTCCTCCGGAAGTATCCAAATACCCTTAGTGTGAAACGTATACCCGGGTTTAGTATACTCTATATAGAAGCTGTCTTCATCAGCAGTTTCGGAGCCACCTTTATTACTCTTTTCTGCGGAACTTATCAGACGCTGTTGAAAATGACAATATACATATGGTATGAATCTTCTTAGGTCAGAAGAGTAATAGAATTCATTTGACGTTGGAGAGGAAGTCATTACATTAAATGCcccttttccattctccgATTTGCAATTGTGAAGCTTGTTCGACATTTCAAGATATTCGTTAGTAAAATTCAAATATGACGTGGCAATCAAAACAGAATGTCCCAGTTTTCTAAAGTTTAACATTAGATCTCTGGCCATCAATTCATCTTGCCTAATTGGTGGTGTTACAAACCCTAATTGGAATATCAACATAAATCGTGTGTACCCTGGCATAGGACTGTATTTACGCtttattccatattttttaaCCGAATCTTCTTTACCAGGATAACCTCTGCCACACATTTCACaagattcttcctcaaaGTTTAGATCCTTAAGATTGGGCAAATTACCGGATGTAGATTTACTATTTTCAGATCTTGGATTATCAGAAGCATTGGATTTAGTGTATTTACTTCTTTTGTGTACGGGTTCTGTTTTTTGCGATGAACTTGTGGTCAATAAATCATCTATTGTACCAACATTCTCTCCTTCAAGAGAGAGTTTAGACTTGAGCTTTGATTCAATTGTCTCATTACACATGTTAATCATAGCAATCATCCTCttataaatttgttttttgaATAGAAAAGCATCATCAAGTGGATTAACAAGGTCAGAATTCCATGTCAATGACAAGTCAGAGTGAAGTTTATAAGACATAGTTTGAACCGTAGCAACAATAGTATGCAAtacatttgcaaatataGGATCGTCTATTATCATATAGCGATCGATGCGATTTGTGAAGTATGCAGTAGAACAGTTGGCGCCAGAAATTATTGAGACGTCATCCGCGATGtaaattttcaaatgtaAAGTTCCAAAAGCTTCCGAATATGGAGGTTTGCAGAGTTTGTTTATTGTAGAATCCAACATTGGACTGTGAAAAAACGAAATATTAACTTTATCATATTTACATAGCGGTTGTAATAGATGAATCGTGCTCTTATCATCAGGTTCAATTCTTGTGCAACGACTTTTCTCTAGAACCATATCAACAACCAAGTCTGGGTTATCTCTTTTACAGTTTACGATACAATCGACATATTTTTCTTCCAATTCACTTGTACCTATATATAGGCATGATGATACTATCCTTCGCTTGGCAGCACTGAACATATCACAAAGtgtattaaaatattctataGGACTGTTAATGAATTTTATGTTGGAAGATTCAGTTATGAATTCCAAGAGAGGATGCGATGTCATTTTGGTGAAATGTTCGGCAAATAACAGTATGATAAAGTTTAAATGTGAATATATTACACTGTTAATGTATCCGAATAGATACAAAAACGGATACTACAGATATTAAAGCAGGTTCTACTCCTTTACAGTCCCCATCAAATAGACCAATAACAAGTACTGCAAGTTTCACAGGGATTATTCAGCAATATTCGTCATTATTAGAAATACATTCTTATAAAATATAGCAACGTGTATGTATTTCTAACACCCATTTCTCTCTAATAATGTTGCTATATTCCTGGAATGTACTACCTTTAGAGTACTATCTTATGCAACCAACTTCATGTACATatttaatatatttttaattgtAGTATATTATACAGTCCACATTACATCTATATTGTTATCCGAAACTACCAGCTTTGCGTAAACACTTACACACCAGTGGACGTAGAGGAGTCGACTATCATGTACTGGTTAATATGTAATCGTTTATGTATGAATCTGTGAAATATAAGAGGCTAGTGATTATCTAACAAGTTATGGAGATATATAAATGGTTCGGCGAATACTAGGCTGCGAGTTAGTTTCACTGCCTTTGCGAAATTTATAAGTCAGTAAATGCATACAACCCTTTGTAGCTTCATGTTTGTACCAGTTAaatctgatgaagaaataaGTAAAGCAGAGTACTTGGGGTATTTCAGAACCAGAATGGACAGAAACATTCGGACAAAGATCGTTTTTAAACTTTACGTGTTGGCTTCTATCATAATAAGATCAGTAAAGTTACTGTTTAGCATATTCATGATTTCTAAATATCGACTATATAACACCAAATATGGATTCACCTTTAACCGTGCTTTATACATAACACGGCATAATAACATAATAGAGGATGTACTTTTGGAGATTACTAATAGTATAGAATGTGATGAAATCCTATCATCAATGGTACTCATCCTGTTTTCCCATGGTAACAGGGGAATTACGAGAATTTCTGATCTAATAGTGGGTGAAAAGGGTGGTTTGACAAAGGGTCTCAAGTGCCATACTTGTATACCAGAGAATTCCATTTTAAGCAATTACCACATTTCTGAACAATTAGTTTTACAAAAGATAAAGAAAACTGTGACCTTTGATGATAATATAGAAATACACTTTATATCTGCCAGATCATATGGAAGTTTTGGTTGCAATTATATTGAAAGCAGTATAGATTTTAATCCAAAATTCACAATTCCAAGTCATAATTGATAAGAAGCTGTTAATATGTGGTCAAATAAACGAGATCAATACGATGAATCTAACATATTTTTGTTAGGATTCGTGCTATCCTCAATGTAGCTCACCTAATTCAGCTGAGAATATTTAAGGGAATACATTTAATAACTTACTATACTACAAATGAGTGTACTTAGAGGTAGATTTTTGGAGGTATTCAAATACATTGCACATTTATCAATTAACACGTCACTTTGCTCGGAGATAACTTCTAATCGTGACATCTGCACCCTTAATTATAATTACAATAGTTGTTGTGTAAAGttaaaaataaatgtataataaGAATATATTACTTTCCCGCAAAACAGCAGTTTATATAAAGTAATGTGTACTATTGGGTAGTCTATCATCTACTCTGGTGTATTTGTTCGTATGATATACGCTAATAATGACAAATTTTAAGATTTTCTACTCTAGTAAAAATAACGATTTCAAATAACAGGGACATGGTACTGTCTATTTCTCTTTCTTATTCAATGTAGTATTCACTCGGAAACATATAATgtttttatcaaaattaCTCTTTTCTCCTCCAAAATCACCAAGGTATGTTATATCAATAACAATTAAGTGTTATTCGGTAATACA encodes the following:
- a CDS encoding hypothetical protein (encoded by transcript BEWA_043380A), which encodes MFVPVKSDEEISKAEYLGYFRTRMDRNIRTKIVFKLYVLASIIIRSVKLLFSIFMISKYRLYNTKYGFTFNRALYITRHNNIIEDVLLEITNSIECDEILSSMVLILFSHGNRGITRISDLIVGEKGGLTKGLKCHTCIPENSILSNYHISEQLVLQKIKKTVTFDDNIEIHFISARSYGSFGCNYIESSIDFNPKFTIPSHN
- a CDS encoding helicase family member protein (encoded by transcript BEWA_043350A); the encoded protein is MAADDSLCKTNPYDEKMKTEFPIISNFNSVSPLTNESQPIGSDVSSLKSSTMERQNSSKHSNSVKREVSFKSKKEPIATSSHWNEKQRIKERGREFIDAMYSSNMDILSQTLSSLRSMSSDHVPLEEGYFTKLGGHYKEFEDETEQINSDIARYQKELSQIHEQMGKGNLPKCNEPSKGYDSTLWDDILGEMKDFQDLVDDEHKEKRKKFKALILATQKHFAKLASIKLKEKQEENKLKMQTCKNISSIIDIFWKKIEIFAWERLKRDLQAQLVEKKRLRLDKFIEDAIKMSASQDEAKIIQKKISNIKRQKSAPSVAGDIQTISEEPSQIESKQEPGDNLSDDDFNISEEMKKMEKYDQELEMAMEQEEEENTNPLNELSALEDDANIPIEEIIKRYESDAMNFKQSSEPEPISDAEDEYVMDTQMWDNQERDDLDLDNEMSTDEEDKVNPLTEISALEDDTNMPIEELIKRYGLHNQSDNNSVDDDYDSNHTSVESGESLPSDKGSDCETDETEDDLESNKSPNEVQIPSLIRANLRPYQLEGLRWLAKLYDKGLNGILADEMGLGKTLQAICLLAFLACERGNWGPHLIVVPTSVLLNWVMEFQKFCPGFKILAYYGTPAERAKKRVGWNQPYSFNVCIASYSTVVQDAFIMKRKSWVYMILDEAQNIKNFNSKRWQTLLTFNTVGRLLLTGTPLQNSLQELWSLMHFILPEIFSSHSEFKEWFSDPLTEAIECEQITSETGGKDGSPNELVTKLHAVFRPYLLRRLKKDVEKQMPSKYEHVVKCYLTRRQKVLYDEFMSSRTTTETLANRDHRKMFNVLVHLRKICNHPDQLDSRPVESPYLDPSLVPDVVIPSFLEIPDVLNAKLYHRDIFTVESVEKYYKQRRYPVLPLSPHLWKGKESQFKYYRGYSYSTNNYNKSIYEIPVVRRKRPLKFGFGSSDLSWDPILIKELSTSDYCAFSSQKYLKVNDGRKLSPKKSVICETKRELLELGNYNFLNIVNNDIHKNNRWKFLTEPTVDNLVDKYWWMLHNFTCLVGNKVRCVPRKVYLSGSGGIRRNQRQEFLISQVKSKFFRGNRLEYFNNAKYTIEHAHSLQKLLFPPKRLLNDDCGKFLVLGKLLKQLKSEGHRCLLYTQFSKMLDVLENWINYLGLTYIRLDGSTKVDMRQRIVTRFNENNRIFLFISSTRAGGVGLTLTGADTVIFYDTDWNPAMDRQAMDRCHRIGQTREVNVYRLITEHTVEENIWRKQLQKRRLDDIVVDKGKFNTGENWFSSVDVLLTILKEKNVSGEEDIYGKKVLHESETPDDTQHIQAQQSGHSSQAMKLLIEAEDADDSLALKHMSKETESIKNEFQMDFKADLISSIPALVTYCIQYLLKYQTPKLVSQVQDMNIRIQAEEFNSDEKESLHNEESEGYDDEESNSECENTDD
- a CDS encoding phosphatidylglycerophosphate synthase, putative (encoded by transcript BEWA_043370A), yielding MTSHPLLEFITESSNIKFINSPIEYFNTLCDMFSAAKRRIVSSCLYIGTSELEEKYVDCIVNCKRDNPDLVVDMVLEKSRCTRIEPDDKSTIHLLQPLCKYDKVNISFFHSPMLDSTINKLCKPPYSEAFGTLHLKIYIADDVSIISGANCSTAYFTNRIDRYMIIDDPIFANVLHTIVATVQTMSYKLHSDLSLTWNSDLVNPLDDAFLFKKQIYKRMIAMINMCNETIESKLKSKLSLEGENVGTIDDLLTTSSSQKTEPVHKRSKYTKSNASDNPRSENSKSTSGNLPNLKDLNFEEESCEMCGRGYPGKEDSVKKYGIKRKYSPMPGYTRFMLIFQLGFVTPPIRQDELMARDLMLNFRKLGHSVLIATSYLNFTNEYLEMSNKLHNCKSENGKGAFNVMTSSPTSNEFYYSSDLRRFIPYVYCHFQQRLISSAEKSNKGGSETADEDSFYIEYTKPGYTFHTKGIWILPEELPQDVKGVSLELFKKSFKGPCAMIIGSSNFSYRSHYKDFEMSVVVETNSKPVLDGMKEEIYNLLKYTKHVSHSTISQRLTYKERLLAKVFQQYL
- a CDS encoding conserved hypothetical protein (encoded by transcript BEWA_043360A) yields the protein MCIESLENVLNIESKFHKIGNGIAHDPSNSTKERLKWANFEVRRFTYKLGTVNKQLRKAKAKWNMMYNSFSVDKTVLLEVSKNKRDLCKKLEIFRRLRRNLLRYIKGLKCESDPKIPFIPPKYRSAKVPAYLYSEGVVGIPKKAYRKKPKDTSTVKSIEKANTIDKNDPKSIEKEVMRIIADAKGQAVYKNKLVDKSIVKYRGL